The following proteins are encoded in a genomic region of uncultured Umboniibacter sp.:
- a CDS encoding TraB/GumN family protein — translation MFKVTVLLLAVLFSRTLLAAPVWQVTQGDNTFYVGGTIHVLSEQDYPLPESFEVAYNASKVLFFETDMHALNDVAVQQNLLQRVSLPAGETLQNYLDPVQYQALENWLREAQLPSRAFDRYKTGFVTIQMLMIELQRAGISAPGVDQYYFNRAAVDDKSVGELESIDDHLAFFETYGEGVESELMEMALDELKSIEYEMDSMRAAWRQGEISYLEALYVTTMKDEFPELYQTLLVDRNRAWMPALIEMGKTPETELVLVGVAHLLGPDGVLIGLEQAGFEVTRVQN, via the coding sequence ATGTTCAAAGTAACCGTGCTCCTCCTAGCTGTCCTGTTTTCAAGAACGCTACTAGCCGCACCAGTTTGGCAAGTGACACAAGGAGATAATACCTTCTACGTGGGCGGAACAATTCATGTGCTATCCGAACAGGATTACCCGCTGCCAGAAAGTTTTGAGGTCGCCTATAACGCGTCCAAAGTGCTATTTTTCGAGACGGATATGCACGCTCTTAACGATGTGGCTGTGCAGCAGAATTTGCTTCAACGCGTTAGTTTGCCGGCAGGGGAAACGCTACAAAATTATCTGGACCCGGTGCAGTATCAAGCGCTGGAAAACTGGCTCCGTGAAGCGCAATTACCTAGCCGAGCATTTGACCGCTATAAGACGGGCTTCGTTACCATTCAAATGTTAATGATCGAGCTGCAGCGAGCAGGAATTTCCGCTCCAGGTGTTGATCAGTATTATTTCAACCGCGCTGCGGTTGATGATAAATCGGTAGGTGAATTGGAAAGCATCGACGATCATTTAGCCTTCTTCGAAACCTATGGCGAGGGCGTTGAAAGTGAGCTGATGGAAATGGCCTTGGATGAGCTCAAATCGATTGAGTATGAAATGGATTCAATGCGTGCGGCGTGGCGACAGGGTGAGATAAGCTATCTTGAGGCACTGTATGTGACGACTATGAAGGACGAATTTCCCGAACTATATCAGACGTTATTAGTTGATCGAAACCGTGCGTGGATGCCGGCGTTAATTGAAATGGGGAAAACGCCTGAGACGGAACTTGTACTGGTGGGTGTCGCTCATCTTCTGGGGCCAGACGGAGTTTTAATTGGCCTAGAGCAAGCAGGCTTCGAAGTAACACGGGTACAAAACTAA
- a CDS encoding amidohydrolase family protein, which yields MLIIRYAAVVLAALLSTAALANTKVIYAGELLLIPGQEPLRARTLVVTDNRITQVEAGYLSLEGFTAEVELVDLRNFFVMPGLMDMHVHLQSELGPANDRDALRLSEALAGMKAILYGRRTLEAGFTTVRDVGSNEQMMYAYRDAVARGWVEGPRVIAAAGVATTGGHNDVSGLSPEYMLHASAGRRTLCDGPYDCRRATRDAVKYGADLIKITSTGGVLTDRATGTGQQMEMDELQEIVRAAHRLGRKVASHAHQEDGIIAALEAGVDSIEHGSYAGPESYELFKSTGAYLVPTLLAGDTVVQMAENTTVLTPAQAEKAIRVGADMQTNFAGAYQAGVKIAFGTDSGVSQHGLNAQEAVLMQRAGMTPTDILTSATVNAADLINMSDDLGTLEVGKLADIIALERSPLADIEALLDVNFVMQGGEIVKQ from the coding sequence ATGTTAATAATTCGCTACGCTGCCGTCGTCCTCGCAGCACTCCTATCCACTGCCGCACTCGCTAATACCAAGGTCATCTATGCTGGTGAACTCCTGCTGATTCCCGGTCAGGAACCGTTGCGCGCGCGAACCTTAGTGGTGACCGATAATCGAATCACTCAGGTTGAAGCAGGCTATCTATCGCTAGAGGGGTTTACGGCCGAGGTTGAGCTGGTTGATCTGCGTAACTTCTTCGTTATGCCAGGATTGATGGATATGCACGTTCATTTACAAAGTGAACTGGGGCCAGCCAATGATCGTGACGCATTGCGACTCTCTGAGGCGTTGGCGGGAATGAAAGCCATTCTCTACGGAAGGCGAACGCTGGAAGCAGGGTTTACGACCGTTCGCGACGTAGGATCGAATGAGCAAATGATGTATGCCTACCGCGATGCGGTAGCTCGTGGTTGGGTAGAGGGGCCGCGCGTTATTGCAGCGGCTGGCGTTGCTACCACCGGCGGTCATAATGACGTCAGTGGCTTAAGCCCTGAGTATATGTTGCACGCTTCAGCGGGGCGGCGAACGCTGTGCGATGGTCCCTACGATTGCCGAAGGGCAACGCGTGATGCGGTAAAGTATGGTGCGGATCTCATCAAAATCACTTCAACGGGCGGCGTCCTCACCGATCGAGCAACGGGTACTGGCCAGCAGATGGAGATGGATGAACTTCAGGAAATTGTTCGAGCGGCACATCGTCTAGGGCGAAAAGTTGCCTCGCACGCCCATCAGGAAGACGGAATCATCGCCGCATTAGAAGCGGGGGTAGACAGTATTGAACACGGTTCGTATGCGGGCCCTGAATCCTATGAACTCTTCAAATCTACCGGCGCCTACTTGGTGCCCACTCTTCTTGCTGGAGACACTGTAGTGCAGATGGCCGAAAACACCACAGTGTTAACGCCTGCTCAGGCAGAGAAAGCGATTCGTGTGGGCGCGGATATGCAGACGAATTTTGCTGGGGCTTACCAAGCGGGTGTGAAGATTGCCTTTGGAACGGATAGTGGTGTTTCTCAGCATGGGCTGAATGCTCAAGAGGCAGTTCTGATGCAACGAGCTGGTATGACGCCTACGGATATCCTGACGTCAGCTACTGTCAATGCAGCGGATCTCATCAACATGTCCGATGATTTAGGTACGCTCGAGGTTGGCAAGTTGGCAGATATTATTGCGTTAGAGCGCTCACCGCTAGCGGATATTGAAGCGTTGCTTGACGTTAATTTTGTGATGCAAGGCGGAGAGATTGTGAAGCAGTAG
- a CDS encoding PH domain-containing protein yields MEFNNAAISPESLPQISQLSFTPVEADYIKVRRIITSTVVVVCLALLAVAWLIIPDWVSAAEIPAKIVSSVLLGISLIIAIYCWLADPKKCFALRDHDLSYQSGLIVRKTITQPITRVQHIEVKQGPIERRYNLACLLAYSAGGHMHTFVIPGLRFEEAKQMRAFILDHKEAVRDEQ; encoded by the coding sequence ATGGAGTTTAATAACGCCGCTATCTCGCCGGAGTCGCTGCCGCAAATCAGTCAGCTTTCATTCACCCCCGTCGAGGCGGATTATATAAAAGTTCGCCGTATTATTACTTCAACCGTCGTAGTAGTTTGCTTAGCCTTACTAGCCGTTGCCTGGCTGATCATTCCGGATTGGGTCTCCGCGGCAGAGATCCCCGCGAAGATTGTTAGCTCGGTATTACTTGGCATTAGTCTTATCATCGCCATTTACTGCTGGCTGGCGGATCCTAAAAAATGCTTTGCATTACGCGATCACGACCTCAGTTATCAGTCGGGGTTAATTGTCCGTAAGACCATTACCCAGCCTATTACGCGCGTACAGCATATTGAAGTTAAACAGGGGCCCATTGAACGCCGCTACAACCTAGCCTGCCTATTGGCTTATAGTGCTGGCGGGCATATGCACACCTTTGTAATTCCTGGCCTACGCTTTGAAGAAGCAAAGCAGATGCGCGCCTTTATCCTTGATCACAAAGAGGCCGTTCGCGATGAGCAATGA
- a CDS encoding PH domain-containing protein, whose product MSNDPIAYNDGEWHRISPIAVVFFLAKTLKQLGGQFIYLVPAFLVLGNSIKENPGVTIPGLLGLLLLLIGFAVASFLVYRYRLTDDTIEIRSGIFNKTQTHLPFTRIQNIRFEQPIYYRISDYCCMQLDTAGSAKNEAKLIAIKMAHAVALKETILGARAEEATLKDGASSEAEEPQALADEVVLNRRSVMDLVIHGLTNNRIWIFLGAAAPLFDEFADSIGSAFSYIGIDLQQLFDVDSQGYAVVALAALSFTMIAMMILALFSVAGSILTYYGYTLSRAGHRYIRRSGLLTKHEVALPLRRLQSIEFKQDWLDLVLKRVNLTFKQNQTGNPGQPGVESNSKLIVPSVYPDEAYDLANDAMPGTQLNRAAFKPIHSRFMISKMLFLWIPISLLASAVVWLNTDWLKAIEVGAAIVAFGALVSYLRWRRWGFSGDEQFVYVRKGFIGVSYKCFERHKLQQISQSQSWFMRRRNLCKIQFVLASGSISIPYLPVADAVDLVDGSLFITESSGKSWM is encoded by the coding sequence ATGAGCAATGATCCCATTGCGTATAACGATGGCGAGTGGCACCGAATTTCGCCCATTGCGGTAGTCTTCTTCTTAGCTAAAACCTTAAAGCAGCTGGGTGGTCAGTTTATCTACCTGGTGCCGGCTTTTCTGGTACTAGGGAACAGCATTAAAGAAAACCCTGGCGTGACTATCCCTGGACTGCTGGGGCTATTGCTGCTACTCATTGGCTTCGCGGTGGCGAGCTTTTTGGTTTATCGATATCGGCTCACTGACGACACCATTGAGATTCGTTCGGGTATCTTTAATAAAACACAGACCCATCTACCGTTTACGCGAATTCAGAATATTCGCTTCGAACAGCCTATCTACTACCGCATTTCCGATTACTGCTGTATGCAGCTAGACACTGCGGGTTCTGCCAAAAATGAAGCTAAGCTCATTGCCATTAAAATGGCCCATGCGGTTGCGCTCAAGGAGACGATTCTTGGAGCTCGAGCCGAAGAAGCGACCTTAAAGGATGGAGCTAGCTCAGAGGCCGAAGAGCCTCAGGCTTTAGCGGACGAAGTCGTTCTCAACCGTCGCTCGGTGATGGACCTCGTTATTCACGGCCTGACGAACAATCGTATCTGGATTTTCCTCGGCGCAGCGGCGCCGTTGTTCGATGAATTTGCGGATTCAATCGGCAGCGCGTTCAGCTACATTGGCATCGATTTGCAGCAACTCTTTGATGTGGACTCCCAGGGCTACGCCGTGGTCGCACTCGCTGCGCTGAGCTTCACTATGATAGCGATGATGATTCTTGCGCTGTTCTCCGTTGCCGGTTCCATTCTTACCTATTACGGCTATACGCTTTCACGTGCTGGTCATCGCTATATCCGCCGTTCTGGGCTACTCACTAAGCATGAGGTTGCGCTACCACTGCGCAGGCTTCAATCCATTGAGTTCAAGCAGGATTGGCTGGACTTGGTGTTAAAGCGCGTGAACCTAACGTTCAAGCAGAACCAAACGGGTAACCCCGGCCAACCTGGCGTAGAAAGTAATAGCAAACTCATTGTGCCGTCTGTTTACCCGGATGAGGCCTATGACTTAGCGAATGATGCCATGCCGGGGACGCAGCTAAATCGTGCTGCGTTTAAACCCATCCATAGTCGCTTCATGATTAGTAAAATGCTCTTCCTGTGGATACCAATTAGCCTGTTAGCTAGCGCCGTAGTTTGGCTTAACACCGACTGGCTAAAAGCCATTGAAGTCGGCGCAGCGATTGTTGCTTTCGGTGCGCTAGTGAGCTACTTGCGCTGGCGACGTTGGGGCTTTAGTGGCGATGAGCAATTTGTCTATGTTCGCAAGGGCTTCATTGGGGTGAGCTATAAATGTTTCGAGCGACACAAGCTGCAGCAAATCAGCCAGTCTCAGAGTTGGTTCATGCGCCGTCGTAATCTCTGCAAGATCCAGTTTGTGCTAGCCTCCGGCAGCATCAGCATACCCTATTTGCCGGTCGCTGATGCCGTAGACTTAGTGGATGGCTCGCTGTTCATCACCGAGAGTTCTGGTAAGTCTTGGATGTAA
- a CDS encoding NADH:flavin oxidoreductase has translation MAELNTPLTIAGKVLSNRFSLAALTNLQSNVDGTLTDDEYNWLVYRAEGGFAMVHTCAAQVSETGKGFDGQLGLYNEQHLEGLTRLADGLRTAGAMSIAQLHHAGMRTPPQFAIGQAVAPSDLEKYQARALTNAEVWDEIECFTSAAERCQRAGFDGVEVHGAHGYLIAQFLSASINQRSDEFGGDLQGRSKMLNEVINGIRERCGEDFVVGVRLSPERFGVELTEMQQVAQQICRDHRIDYLDMSLWDVKAVVSSGEYEGQLLIDCFTSLDLSGVPLGVAGKIYSTEDAQWCLDKGADFILPGRAAILHHDFPLRCKDKNFVSESLPVTREYLAIEKLGPAFIDYMASWEGFVADA, from the coding sequence ATGGCTGAACTAAATACCCCGCTCACCATAGCAGGAAAAGTTTTATCAAATCGTTTCTCGCTAGCGGCGTTAACCAACTTGCAGAGTAACGTGGACGGAACGCTTACGGATGATGAGTACAACTGGTTGGTATACCGCGCTGAAGGTGGCTTTGCCATGGTGCATACCTGCGCCGCCCAGGTCTCCGAGACAGGTAAGGGTTTCGATGGTCAATTAGGACTTTACAATGAGCAGCATCTTGAGGGACTAACGCGTTTAGCTGATGGGCTTCGCACTGCCGGAGCGATGTCGATTGCCCAGCTGCACCATGCCGGAATGCGCACTCCGCCGCAGTTCGCTATAGGGCAGGCGGTGGCACCGTCAGACTTAGAAAAATATCAGGCACGTGCGCTGACGAATGCGGAAGTCTGGGACGAAATTGAATGTTTTACCAGCGCGGCAGAGCGCTGTCAGCGAGCCGGTTTCGACGGCGTTGAGGTACACGGCGCGCACGGCTATTTGATTGCTCAATTCCTGAGTGCCAGTATCAACCAACGCAGCGATGAGTTCGGTGGTGATTTGCAGGGACGAAGCAAAATGCTTAACGAGGTGATCAACGGCATACGCGAGCGTTGCGGTGAGGATTTTGTGGTGGGTGTCCGGTTGTCCCCAGAGCGCTTCGGCGTGGAGCTAACGGAAATGCAGCAAGTGGCTCAACAGATCTGCCGTGATCACCGGATTGATTATCTAGATATGTCGCTCTGGGACGTGAAGGCGGTAGTCTCTTCGGGTGAGTATGAAGGCCAACTACTTATTGATTGCTTCACCTCATTAGATCTATCGGGTGTGCCGTTGGGCGTCGCAGGTAAAATCTACAGTACCGAAGATGCCCAGTGGTGTTTGGACAAAGGAGCTGATTTTATCCTCCCCGGTAGAGCGGCAATTCTCCACCATGACTTCCCGCTACGCTGCAAGGATAAGAACTTTGTGAGTGAGTCATTGCCGGTGACTAGGGAGTATCTAGCTATCGAAAAACTAGGCCCTGCGTTTATTGATTACATGGCGTCATGGGAAGGTTTTGTTGCCGACGCATGA
- a CDS encoding MG2 domain-containing protein, which translates to MKILLHLSLLCSVFALFGCDRSDNSEANFGAENSDQTVLTEAGAATRDELASLFADVPLRVIAMSEVQRGNVNVIELKLSTPLADQRLREHITLTPNAGEAVLSADGMRVQFRDVEPETDYQYRVLASLAAENGSTLGATQKGEFRSQPMPASVRFDASGAIVNLRSVDNLILHSTNLEFADINVYRIKDDQLGSFFSDLNGFLDGSSRYHRNADKQEAIEHLNTQRIELPQGRNTRHEIGLALNTLADFDRSGIYLLTARGPGDLDFSSAMWLSVSHIGLQLRNFADTVEIFAQEIDGGKAIEGAEISRLDYNNELQSSAVTDQFGHASFSRSEGRGGFFIARHNGAVSVIQLYRNSYDLSEQLQGLDYHQAQLQYPYFPRDLYRPGETVQFSLLAKDHDGHSLTGKQLLEVFDARGNEFATVAKRPNEFGYLELDIQLPEDASTGYWGIRIDGGANTAYVNFQVEEFLPETLELSWNNGQDAPVWPLQQTIDSPLQIPVSGQFLYGAPAAGNRLTTNAIIRPSVNPFRSLDDFYFGNNDVRSLYLDLPEQTLNDDGEAVTELGLATLHAANVDLDSLTSPAVLSLNYSLFENSGRSIDRQHDLILWPKPFFVGVDPQFDGGRVSENSIAEFILGRFNAAGEQTSEGRATVQLVREERTGFWRHTAQRGWQYVRQDNEYLMFDGQYDFANSDTLQLPVEWGTYRLEVTDEAGGLTRIRFQAGSDWYNRWMNQASIQDPESITINLNGEAFQAGAEISAQISSPIRGTGLWVLESDEILAKGHFDITDSLSEITVTIPEDVDRHDIYLSAFVVSPEGDAERVRKRAFGLQHVPLDRSEQQLDISVETAANWLPDQQNRLSVTVLNGDGQPYSGAAQVTVSAVDVGALSLTDYRITDPFTELYGPRRYAANGISDIYGWVLEPNTLDNAKIHWGGDLMLATAAPADMQDDESLRGAERAKSSPTIATWFSGPVEVVNGSAEINVDVPNFNGALLLTAHGFGERAVGYVQQRVTVSSPVVIEFAQPRFLAQGDQLAGILDIRNLRHEGGDLELSIHSEGALNLANTTQKISLAQGEATQIHLPIEAAGTGSDGAIIVSLTGDNLAIERRWPIALRGIDNPRANFAHALVASGESIQFPTSVLDDLAPVGLRTWLQIGAQPDFGQAENWSYLADYDYACLEQTTSRLRPWLNASSTQLSELNASEAERSEMIEASLQRYRELQHPSGGFQLWPSSANESPWLTVYVVDTLLALRASGATVPDTLMKPSIERLRSYVLNRSTLDDLGYSQNPNALDASVKSYAAYVLAREGLLALGPIRDIRDRLGLSLRTPMSVVHLALALKLSGDSMAANELLQQKLVSTVRPQSYMGDYGSTLRDSAAVYQLLQQHDLLASVDAEALFNEVFESFRDKRWLNTQERAQLLALSLGSDADSAWEAQINGTHFDGLQLSDDTRRWPLTTEEQNLHINNTGSKPIFVSFAASGVATPAAIAKDPVRVQLSYYLIENGAYRLLTDEDQVASGSLVYAQLKAWSGQRIHDAMLISLLPAGFELVNPRLANSPSLTELNVEELASGNNLYPEHEEYRDDRFVSTFDLRSDREIQTGYLLRATTPGNFQVPVTLIESMYQPGVRGQTKPLDRLVIQ; encoded by the coding sequence ATGAAAATCCTTCTCCATCTTAGCCTGTTGTGTTCAGTTTTTGCTTTATTTGGCTGCGACCGCAGCGATAACTCCGAAGCCAATTTCGGCGCTGAAAATTCGGATCAAACAGTGCTGACAGAGGCTGGTGCAGCCACTCGCGACGAACTGGCCAGCCTATTCGCTGACGTCCCGCTGCGCGTCATTGCCATGTCAGAGGTACAGCGTGGCAACGTCAACGTGATTGAGCTCAAGCTAAGTACCCCGCTAGCCGATCAGCGATTGCGCGAACACATTACCCTAACTCCGAACGCCGGCGAAGCCGTTTTAAGCGCCGACGGCATGCGCGTGCAGTTTCGTGATGTGGAACCCGAAACCGACTACCAATACCGTGTTTTAGCATCCTTAGCCGCGGAGAATGGGAGTACTCTGGGTGCGACGCAAAAGGGCGAATTTAGGTCACAACCCATGCCGGCATCGGTTCGTTTTGATGCCAGTGGTGCCATTGTAAACCTGCGCTCAGTAGACAACCTAATTCTTCATAGCACCAATCTTGAGTTTGCCGACATCAATGTATACCGCATTAAGGATGATCAGCTTGGCAGTTTTTTCTCCGATCTAAATGGTTTTTTGGATGGCTCAAGTCGATACCATAGGAATGCTGACAAGCAGGAAGCGATTGAACACCTAAACACCCAGCGAATTGAACTACCGCAGGGCCGGAATACGCGCCACGAAATTGGCCTCGCACTCAATACCTTAGCGGACTTTGATCGCTCTGGAATTTATTTGCTAACGGCGCGTGGTCCGGGCGATTTAGATTTCAGCAGCGCCATGTGGTTGAGCGTTTCTCACATTGGACTACAGCTTCGTAATTTCGCTGACACGGTCGAAATCTTCGCCCAGGAAATTGATGGCGGTAAAGCTATCGAAGGCGCAGAAATAAGTCGCCTCGACTACAACAATGAGCTTCAATCCTCAGCAGTGACTGACCAGTTTGGTCACGCTAGTTTCAGCCGCAGTGAGGGTCGCGGCGGCTTCTTTATCGCCCGCCACAATGGCGCTGTAAGTGTCATTCAGTTGTATCGCAATAGCTATGATCTCAGTGAGCAACTCCAGGGGCTGGACTACCATCAAGCTCAGCTTCAATATCCCTATTTCCCCAGAGATCTGTATCGCCCTGGTGAAACGGTTCAATTCTCCCTGCTCGCGAAGGATCATGACGGTCACTCGCTAACGGGCAAGCAGCTACTAGAAGTCTTCGACGCCCGAGGTAATGAGTTCGCTACCGTTGCCAAACGTCCTAATGAATTCGGCTACCTCGAACTGGATATTCAACTACCTGAGGACGCCTCCACCGGTTACTGGGGTATCCGCATTGATGGCGGCGCGAATACCGCTTACGTCAACTTCCAAGTGGAAGAGTTCCTCCCTGAGACGCTTGAGCTCAGTTGGAACAACGGTCAGGACGCGCCGGTTTGGCCGCTGCAGCAAACCATTGATAGTCCACTGCAAATACCCGTTTCGGGGCAGTTTTTGTATGGCGCCCCAGCTGCCGGTAACCGCCTAACTACTAACGCAATCATTAGGCCTAGCGTTAACCCTTTCCGCTCCCTTGACGACTTCTACTTTGGCAATAACGATGTTCGCTCCCTCTACCTAGATCTCCCCGAGCAAACGCTAAATGATGATGGCGAAGCGGTGACCGAGCTTGGCCTGGCCACATTGCATGCGGCCAATGTGGACCTTGACTCGCTAACGAGTCCAGCCGTGCTCAGCCTCAATTACAGCTTATTTGAAAACAGTGGTCGGAGTATCGATCGTCAACACGACTTAATCCTTTGGCCTAAGCCCTTTTTTGTTGGCGTAGACCCTCAGTTCGATGGCGGCCGTGTGAGCGAGAATAGCATCGCTGAATTCATCCTCGGCCGGTTTAATGCCGCCGGAGAGCAGACTTCAGAGGGCCGCGCAACGGTTCAATTGGTGCGCGAAGAACGCACCGGATTTTGGCGACACACGGCACAGCGAGGTTGGCAATACGTCCGTCAGGACAATGAGTACCTGATGTTTGATGGCCAGTACGACTTTGCCAATAGTGACACGCTGCAACTTCCCGTTGAATGGGGGACCTATCGCCTTGAAGTGACTGATGAAGCCGGCGGCTTAACGCGTATTCGTTTTCAAGCAGGCTCTGACTGGTATAACCGCTGGATGAATCAAGCCAGTATTCAGGATCCCGAATCCATCACGATCAACCTCAACGGTGAGGCCTTTCAAGCTGGCGCTGAGATAAGCGCTCAGATTAGCAGCCCCATTCGAGGCACTGGACTATGGGTACTGGAATCCGATGAGATTTTGGCAAAGGGCCACTTCGACATCACCGACTCACTCAGCGAAATTACGGTCACTATCCCTGAGGACGTAGACCGCCACGATATCTACTTAAGCGCTTTTGTGGTCTCTCCTGAAGGCGATGCAGAGCGCGTTCGCAAGCGTGCCTTCGGCCTCCAACACGTGCCACTAGACCGCAGTGAACAACAGTTAGATATCAGCGTTGAAACCGCCGCCAACTGGCTACCGGATCAACAAAACCGTCTCTCGGTTACCGTACTCAATGGTGACGGTCAGCCCTATAGCGGCGCTGCCCAAGTAACTGTCAGTGCGGTGGATGTGGGCGCGCTATCGCTCACGGATTATCGTATTACAGATCCCTTTACCGAGCTCTATGGACCCAGACGCTACGCGGCCAACGGCATTTCCGATATCTACGGCTGGGTACTTGAACCGAATACACTGGATAATGCCAAAATTCACTGGGGCGGAGATCTCATGTTGGCTACCGCAGCCCCTGCTGACATGCAGGATGACGAAAGTTTGCGCGGAGCAGAGCGAGCTAAATCTTCGCCGACCATTGCCACCTGGTTTAGCGGCCCGGTTGAAGTGGTTAACGGGAGTGCCGAAATCAACGTTGATGTACCGAATTTTAATGGTGCACTGCTCCTGACCGCTCATGGATTTGGCGAGCGTGCAGTGGGGTATGTGCAGCAGCGGGTCACCGTCTCCTCACCGGTCGTCATTGAGTTCGCACAACCGCGATTCCTTGCTCAGGGCGATCAGTTGGCTGGCATCCTCGATATTCGCAATTTGCGCCATGAGGGCGGTGATCTCGAACTGAGTATTCACTCAGAGGGTGCGTTGAACCTAGCGAACACCACGCAGAAAATTTCTCTAGCACAGGGTGAGGCCACGCAAATTCACCTACCTATTGAAGCTGCGGGCACGGGTTCTGACGGCGCTATCATCGTCTCCTTAACTGGCGACAATCTAGCTATTGAGCGACGCTGGCCAATCGCTCTGCGCGGCATTGACAACCCACGTGCTAATTTCGCGCATGCCCTCGTAGCAAGTGGCGAGTCCATTCAATTTCCTACGTCAGTACTCGATGACTTAGCGCCTGTTGGTTTAAGAACATGGTTGCAAATTGGCGCGCAGCCAGATTTTGGCCAGGCCGAGAACTGGTCTTACTTAGCAGACTACGACTACGCCTGTCTTGAGCAAACCACCAGCCGGTTGAGGCCTTGGCTAAATGCTTCCTCGACTCAACTGAGCGAGCTCAACGCTAGCGAAGCTGAGCGCAGTGAAATGATCGAAGCGAGTTTACAGCGCTACCGTGAACTGCAACACCCTAGCGGTGGATTCCAACTCTGGCCTTCGTCGGCCAACGAATCCCCATGGCTAACAGTTTATGTGGTGGACACTCTGCTAGCGTTGCGCGCATCGGGGGCCACTGTCCCAGATACGCTGATGAAACCGAGTATCGAACGACTCCGCAGCTACGTGTTGAATAGAAGTACGTTAGATGACTTGGGTTACAGCCAAAACCCCAATGCCTTAGACGCAAGCGTCAAGAGTTATGCAGCCTACGTGTTAGCCCGAGAGGGATTACTAGCGCTTGGCCCGATTCGTGATATTCGTGATCGGCTTGGGCTGTCACTTCGCACCCCAATGAGTGTCGTTCACCTCGCACTTGCGCTTAAGCTAAGCGGTGACTCAATGGCCGCGAACGAGTTACTGCAACAGAAACTTGTCAGCACCGTTCGACCCCAGAGCTATATGGGTGATTACGGTTCCACGCTGCGGGACAGTGCGGCGGTTTATCAACTGCTGCAGCAACACGATCTCTTAGCTTCGGTTGACGCCGAGGCACTATTCAACGAGGTCTTCGAATCCTTCCGCGATAAGCGATGGCTTAACACTCAGGAGCGAGCTCAATTACTAGCCCTAAGTTTAGGAAGTGACGCTGACAGCGCCTGGGAGGCGCAGATTAATGGTACCCATTTCGATGGCCTGCAGTTGAGTGACGACACTAGACGTTGGCCCCTGACAACGGAAGAGCAAAACCTGCACATCAATAACACCGGTTCGAAACCCATATTCGTGAGTTTCGCGGCCTCTGGCGTAGCCACTCCAGCTGCCATAGCAAAGGATCCCGTGCGAGTTCAGCTTAGCTACTACTTAATTGAAAACGGAGCATATCGCCTGCTCACCGATGAGGACCAAGTAGCCAGCGGTTCGTTGGTCTACGCTCAACTCAAGGCCTGGTCGGGGCAGCGAATTCACGATGCCATGTTGATTTCCCTGCTTCCCGCGGGCTTCGAACTGGTGAATCCTCGATTAGCCAATTCACCTTCACTAACAGAACTCAATGTGGAAGAGCTTGCGTCCGGTAACAATCTATATCCCGAGCACGAAGAGTATCGTGACGACCGCTTTGTTAGCACCTTCGACCTGCGTTCAGACCGAGAAATACAAACTGGGTACCTGTTACGCGCTACCACACCGGGTAACTTCCAAGTTCCGGTAACGCTAATAGAATCCATGTATCAACCGGGCGTGCGCGGCCAAACTAAGCCGCTAGATAGGCTTGTTATTCAGTGA